The Neodiprion lecontei isolate iyNeoLeco1 chromosome 2, iyNeoLeco1.1, whole genome shotgun sequence genome segment gactTATTCGTTTGTGTTAATCGTACTGTTACATGTGTTGATCAGATGTGAAGTAGTTTTCTGTTCCAGAATACACtacagaaataaaagaaaaaaactaaaaccaaaaaaacatatttcattACGACTAAGTCGGTCTTCGCAATCAAAGCATTAATGttcccgtaaaaaaaaaaaaatcagaaatttgGGACAACGTAAACACCATAAATGATTTCGCATATATGAATGCTCCTGGGCGAGAAAATTCATGCGTTGACCACCAGTCAATTCTGCTGTCGATTAACAGAGATCGCGGCCACTATGGTGGACTTTTACGTCTCAAACGGAAATACCAGAGACGGCAGCTCCTGCGAGACGAATTGATACCCATTTCAACCACTCTGGTATAGCGCAACAAAAGTCGAAATCGATTCGCCAAGAACCTAACTTGCCAAACCACCAACTAGTACAAGATGTAAGCACACGCTGGAATTCTACGTAGTATTTAATGGATCGATTATTAGAACAAAAGTGAGCTACTTCTTTATACATACCAGATCACGAATCTTTGAACAATTTAACACCTTCTCAGTGGGAGTTAGTGGAACAACGCATGAAACTCCTCAAACCGTTCGAAGACATTACTAAAATAACCAGTTCAGGTATTTCCTGCATCTCTGAAGTGATTCCATATGTCACACGTGATATCACATTGTTGAAATACTTGGGGAAGGAAGAGAGTGCAGATAGAACAccaaatttattgaaaatgagATCTTCACTGAAAGTTGAGCTTGAAAAACGATTCAAATTTGATGGTAATAACAAATATCTGGTTGCCACTTTTTTGATCTACGTTTTAAAACTAGTTTCCTGGGATGGGTTCAAACGAAaagagcaaaagaaaaaattatttgcgaTGAGTCTAGTAGTACTGATGGTGATTCTTCTTCACTTCGTCAGAAAAGAAACGccaatgaaaatgataaaacgaTTGAAATACACGACTGTTTCTGGAACTGTTATGAGGAAGTCGCTAcagattataataatatgtaaaatgATGAGGATGTAGAGAAGAGTTCTACGGCAcacgaaattgatttttatttgaaaactgCGTGTCAAGATCGGACGATAGACTCTTACAAGTGGTGGTCAATAAACCCGAAGCAGTATCCAAGCCTGTCAAAATTCGCTAAGATTTATCTATCGTCTTCTGGCGGTAGAGTTATAGTGAGAGACTATTTTCAGAAGCAGGTATTGTTTACAAGGACAAGCGCGATCGTTTCTTACCAACCaatgctgaaaaaattgtttctattCATCACAACCTATCGCTGATagattttaattattgaagcaataatttgttattaaaatagatatatttttgtttaatatatgcgtttttttatacagaatattaaaaaaagtgGCCAAATAGGCCGAATACCGAACAGTAGCCAAATATTCGTGGCATCTCTATTTTCAAGCACCCTGCCCATTTTGtacatttaattttaaaaaaattttctagaaatttgtttgtttgttttcttttttttaacagtcACTAAACCAAAAATTATTCTGATTTGTCACTTGGGGAATACATTGGGAAAGTCTTTAGtctgttttaaaaatgaaacaaaaattttcaaagtagGCTGAATacttcaaaaattgaattttctgatTTCGAATAAACTTTATAATGTTTGAACAAGCAACGcaagtaaataaaatgattaataAGTGACGCAATAATTggattttctcaatattttttagACTTGTAAAATCAATGTTAAACTTCTTGACTCTGTTTTCACTGCCCAGCCTAACAAGGGCACTATAAATTGAGGACGAATAAATTGGGTTGTAACTTATCATAGCGGTAATATAAAACAACACGAGgttcaattttcgatttcttctACATTTGACCGGCATGCCCCCTAAAttggttcaaaataaataaatacaaatctTGTCAAAAGCGCAGGTTCTCATCTTAACCCTAAACTTTCTCGCAAAATTTGTGAGTTTGCCAATTGAAATATACacatttttctcaactttcaGTATACATTTATTTGATCGTTGGACtaattattgacaaaaaaatctataagTGTAAAAAACCAATCAGCATTGATGCTTCTGTTTAAGAAAGATGTCAATATCGTCAATGGAGCATTCTGTGTCAATTATTCACTAATATCCAACTCACAAAAACATAGAATGCTTCGTAAGCAAtgctaatatttttattgaatgttGGGATCAATGCTTACTGATTTCACACAGTTATTTTGCGAACACTAGGTCCTGCGATGAAATATATACTGaaactgtagaaaaaaaagtgtatatTTTAAATGGCAAAACTTCACAACCCTTGCACAAAAGTTACGGGCTAAGATAGAGATTTGTGATTTGAagtagatttttatttatttatttgggACCAATCTCGGAATCGGCCAagttaaaattcgaaaaagtaCAAATTAAAAGCCACCCTAATGTACACGACGTAATTGACTAAATACTGCTCTTTATGTGTATACAAACAAAAGTTGATAACGCAGATTGTCAGAGATGGTCTTAATGTTATAGCTTTTGAATTAAAACGTTGCACTATTGAAAGTTTTAAGAGTGCAACGTTTTTGTTGAAATAGTGTATATAGACTTCCTGATGAGTAGTCATATTCAGACTCTGCAGTAGAACCCCAACGTTCATTGAAAATCTCACTAATGTAGTGATTATTCAACGTTAACCAATCTTCTCGAAACTACGTCGGGTTCAATTCTTGCAGGTTTCTCAATCATTCATCGATATAAGCGTACAATGATTACTTCTAATTTGTCTGGACGAGGCAAACGAATATCAGTAATGCTGCGCAGAAGTTCAAAGATGCAGTAGCAGCTGAACTCTCATCGTGATCTTCCTCAAAGGTCGTTGTTTCGTACGTTTCCGTTGCAGTAGCTTCTAATTCGGCCAGCGTTGCAACCAGCCAAGTTCTGACCTCCTCTTCATAAGCCGTATTCCATGCGATATTCGACTCAGCATACTCGATAGCTGTCGCGGCCGCCGTGCCCAGGATGGCGGATTGTGCTGTGATGAACGCGTTCAGCTGCAATACGATATATTTAATGGTAAAAAAGTCTCAGAACTCAGAAGATCAATTACATAAAAACCCGTTCAATAAATATTCTTCCAACTAACTAATGCTAGTTACCTTGTCCAGCTGAGTCTGGGTCGTCATTCGATAGGCGGTGCCTGTGAGGAATGTTTGAACTGTCGAGTTACTGCcaaaactagaaaaaaaaacatatcatCAATAACATTGTCATCTAGTTTTTACTTATTTAGTGAACAGATCACCCACGTGAAGTACAGAAGTGTCAATTAATAATCGACTCACTATGAAACAATATCGTTCACGTTATCAACGAGGAAGTCGAAGGCTCGATCTACATTGTATGGACTTCCTTGATAAACGTAAATGAAAGCCGATGAGGAAGTTGACGTAGTTAGTCCAGTCGTGGAATTGATGATTGCACTCATCCAGTTATTAATGATACTCTCGTTCTCAGAACACCCAAGACCAGCTAACAGCGCAGTTTTCTCGGTAGAAGATTCGGTGGTCAAATATTTGTTTAGAGCTCTGTTCCATGTTGTGGAATTTGCACCACGTAGCCCCGCGCAAATCGTGTTGGTCAATAAATTTGGGGCGATGCTGAAATAATAATGCAGATGTTGAAGGAGTCTTCGACTCAATTGACAGGTTggttttacattatttttcaaacatattttATTACTGCCTACACCCGGCATACCCGATGGGGTATGTCCCCGGAAGCCATTATCTGGCTTGTGGAGAGCAAAGGAGGGGATGTATCAGTAGCCAACATTATGCGGCTGCAGTCGACTTAAGATGTTCAATACAAACACCCGCATTCGCACGACGGACAAGAAAGACTGCAGAAAACCTTTCCCGATTGTAGCCGGGCTGAGTTCAAGGCACCGCCCCGCTACTCAGCACCTGAACGGCGTGACCCGTCTTACATTGTTGCAAGTTGCCGTTCAGAGCCTCATTGATAGGCCGGGGACTTGAACCTGGGTCCTTCCACTCCATAGACTCAAGTGCTCACACCTGAGTCATTACGGTCGGTAATTGCCACATGGTTAGGAACTTACGGATTGACCGTTGAATTATCGAGCCAGTTAATGAGTTTCTCTTCAGCACTAGACCTGCAGCTTTGGAGACCGAAATTGCAGGCATAGTTTATGACATTGATTCTGTTCAAAGTTGTCATGTGTTCGTCATCGGAAGACTCTTCGATACCAACTGTTTCGAAAACATTGCTGGTCAGGAAGGCAAAGTAGGTCtggaaattaaatatttgtttaaagTATACTGCCAATGATGATTACTCAGGTTTCAGTAACACGCTGAAAAAGCCTCACAGCTGACAGTGACATATTACCCTGAACGATTCGTATTCATCTGTGTTCGCGAATACTCTGTGAAGGTAGCTAAGGCCAGTGAATGCGGCGTACCACGGGACATAGTCAACCTCACGTTGTAAATAAAGAGTGACATCTAACACAACTGAATAAGAAAGTAGGTTTGCTCTGGCCAAATTGAGAGCGTCATCTATGAGTGCAGCCCGATTGAGGACATGGATGGCCAAGTATTCATCACTGTTTAAGTAATTGGCGATCATTCCCCAATTCGTGTCATCGTAGTTTACGCGGTAGTAGCCTGATTGGAGTTGAAAACAGAATGATAAGAAATAAGAAAGCTGGGTTATAGATTTTCGTTCACGAGAAACAAAATAGTATGCATATTGCACCTGTCTGTTGTTTATTGAAGATAACCCATCCGCTCGCATTGAAACTGCTGATTATTATGCTTTCGTCCTGGCTACGAATCCAATCAGCGGCAACAGTGGAGCTGAAATCAGGGCTTGATTGGACCGCCCAGTTTATGGGAATCCACCATTTATAATCGTGTGTATCGCTCGAGTCAGCATCTCCAAGCAAGAAACGTGCTTGAGTGATTTCTGTTGTGCCTGTGGTGTAATTTCTAGTCACCGTTACGACTGGATATCCCATCTGCTCCACCCAAGTTTCCATGATATCCGCAACATAGACCAGTGTTGGAAGTATATATGCCTCACTCTCAGCCTCGTCTAGTGCCTCGAAAAGATCATCCGAGGTGGCTGCACTGTACGCCctataaaacaaaacatataCTCATCTTCTTCTCCAGGATctccgtttgaaaaatttcaccccaaGCCTTACATCTTATTCAAGTACTTGGTAAGTCCAGCTTTGAAGACTTCCTCCGTCAAAAAGTGCGACATCATACGAATCACGCAAGCAGCTACAAAACAGTTTTAGAAACAAATAAGTGATGGgttcattgaagaaattataaaGTGATTGACGTTACTAATAGGCGGTATAACCTTTCCTGTATGATATATTGTCAAAAATGGCGCTGATTTCACTCGGACTCGCCACATCTTGGTTCATCGGATGAGAGGTTGCTGAAGCATCGCTAACAAATGCAGTGGCTTGCTGAGCTATGACCACGAATTGCTCCATTAGGCGCCAGTTATCTTCCGCCTAATGTGGTGGTCAAAATCTTGTTAGAACATAGTCTATAGATGTTAAATCATAAATAGATGCGCATTAGCCACTAGTGTCGAAGGAAGGGTACATACTACGTCTGTCGTATAGTACTGGAAATAAGTTGCGAAACCTTCATTCAGCCAAAGGTACTTCCACCAGGCAGGACTCACGAGATTTCCAAACCATTGATGACCAAACTCGTGGGAAATCACCGTTGCTATACTTCGTTTCGTGGAGAGTGTACTCACGTTTTCTTCGTACAGAAACATGCTTTCTCTGAAATCATGGAACTTTCCGTTAGAAATCTACTTAAAATCTTCATCAGATAGAATCTATTGCAGAACTTGCACAATTCGTCTAACCTATACGTGACGAGACCCCAGTTTTCCATGGCACCGGCCGAGAAATCGGGTATCGAAATCTGGTCCATTTTTGGTAGCATGTAAGATATGTTTGTGTAATTTTCGAGTTCCGCCAATTCTATACGTCCTATGTCAAAAACATATTGTGCCTGATCAATAGCGGGGGGTTTGGTCCAAACATTGTATGTTTCGTCGTCACTTTTTATCGCAATAAAGTCCGAGACTACGAAAGCAACCAAATAAGTGGGCATTATAGGAGTAGTTTCGAACACAGTCCAGATTTTTCCATCGGTTGAGTCCTCGTAGGTGTAATTGATAGGCATATTGGAAAGTGCATGGAGCTCAGGTTCGTGCTTGATTGAGATGGCGAATGTTGCCTTCAATGCTGGCTCATCGTAACATGGAAAAGCTCGGCGAGCGCTTGTAGGCTCAAATTGTGTAGTAGCAAGCCATCTGTAAGGGGTTTAAGATCGGTAAAGAAGTTTTGAGGTGTATGGAAAAGGGTGAAGTAAAATACAATATATGTGATTAGATACAGAAGTAGTAATATTATACGTCACTGTATATGATTTCCAATTGAATGATTAAATTTCAGGTTAAAAGATTAAACTTAGGTAATCGAATCTGAATGATTCAGTGCAACATTATGTCCAACTCAAGATCAGCtattttagaaataaaataatcaaatttctGTCCCGAATGTTTTGGGCTTATTGAATATGTCACTGATAAATCGAATTACAGTGACATAGATCTTCCTATGTGACATTTCTGTAtcaagtattattattactccGCTAAGAATTGATACCAATCAATGGATGAATTGAATTTATGACCCGAGAGTGACGGAATGATTTCAAATATCACCTGAAGCGAAAAAGCTTTAACGAATATGAACATGGTATCCcaactgtaaataaataactgagTTAAGAACTTACACTGTATCACCTGATGCATTGGTGTATGAACTTCTGTAAAACCCATACATATCGCTATCGAGTACACCAACGTATGTAAAACTGAGTGTGTAGTTTCCAATCGAGAGCTGACTTGCAACTccaataattaaaaattgttcagCCGTGTCGTAAGTGTGACTAGTAACATTGATTGATGAGCCATTTTGATTCACGAGCTTTGTAAGACTTTCGTTGTAGGTTAATGCATTTGTGTGCAAAGTGATAGTCGACGTAGCTTCCAAGACTTGGAGGAGTATGTCGACTGTACCGTCAAAGGTGAAATTGCCAACGACAATGTACGGGACCAACGTGATGTTATATTGCAGAGGAGCAGTGTTGTTTGGAAGACGATAGTCGCCGTCCACGCGACTTCCAATCCCGAATTGCCCTACTTCCGTACGGGGAACAGGGCTTGAAAAAGCGATGGCCACCAGCAGGGCCAGTTGCAGAACGATCTTCATCAAGGTCATTCTGTTTTTTCTGTAGAAGAAAATCACCGGTAATCGTTTGAAAGAATtgtcagaaatatttccacaGCAGGTGATATAGGGTTAGATATTTAAACTATACGGACAACGTAAACACATGATGATTACATACATTTCTGACCTACAATAcaaatacttgaaaatatttgagagaaatttcaaatattgataagtaagaggtgaaaaaaataacaacactCATTCATTCATTACTCTCCTATTCAATTAAAGGCAAAAACTATGTTAAGGGTGAAgcgataaattattcaacttcaTAGCACTGTGATGAAAAGGATAGAATCGGTCAACGTTACGTCACCGTAAGAGCACTCACTGATGATGGTTTCACAAATGGCAGAACAAGTCCAGATATCGACTCCAGTTCGTTGCTTTTATATGGTGCACTTGTCATCCACTCACcgcaaaaaaaattcggtGCTCTCAATCTTATCGCTATCGTTGTTTGATACACAACCTGTCGGAGCACCCTCGAAAGTGATCAGCGCCTGTTAAGTGGGTTGTAATTGTTCGTATGCATAGCTCATTGTCAGTACAACTTCTTAGATGTCCTTGCACAATGTGATATTTGTCTATGTCAGCTTTATCTTTTATGGCTTGTCAAATTTTGTTGTGCCTACTTCAGATTGTCTGAACGTATCGTATCAGTTACTGACGGGATTAACCGAGCTGAAGTTTAAGCCACCATAATTTTCTGTTCTAAAACGCGTCCGTCAACCTCGGATTGTTCCAATTCCAGTAACGAGTACTTGAACTTCTTTCTATTATTTCTGATAATGAGTGAAATAATTTGGTAACTGATGAACTTTCCCCTAGAACTTCTGTGATGGGGTGAAGTAACTGGCGCACGTATTCATCTCGTTATTACGATCATGCTTATCACTGCTAAACTCAATTTTGTTGATTAGTAGGAGTCAACGGTCTCTGACGTGATTGTCACCTACATTCGGAGGAATGTTGAGTCATTGTCTGAGAACGTACACAATATTGATTCTGCGTTAATCAGACTCATCGTCAGTTGAAGAATACacgtgtttaaaaatttctgacaCATGTACCAGATACTATCTGAGGCTTTTATCGCTATTGGATAATTAATCGAGCATTGATGCAGACATCATAATTTCTGTCTATGTATCAGCGTTATATAAGAATGTTCACGGATAAGTGTTACTTATGAGTATGATTTGTACTAATGAGTGTTATTCCTTGTTATAACTTTATGATCGGTATGAATTGGTTCAGTAATAGTTTGCGGGATTGACGTGAAAACACCCGATTTAAATCTATTATTCCGATCATAGTAAATGTCACTGATCTACCGTGCATTTTGATAggcaatttcaaatttcagagGCTAATCGGTATCACATTTTGTTCTATGCTGCAATACGCTTCAACCATTAATATTGGACGTTAGGGTCAATCTcataaattaaaatgaaataatggaacacttgttgaattttttgaattacttacttatttcttgaaaattacaACGATCATTTGACGTTTCACAACCTGAGTAAAATTCACACCTCGTATTGCATATATTTAACAACAGTTTTCTCCAAGATAATCAACCTGCAAGGTTGAGAATCCCATACATAAAACAGAGAATAATCGGGCCAAAGGCAGTTGGTAAATTTCCGGCAGAACTTAATTCGTTTTCGAGCCACTGGGTTATATCACCTTCATAGGTGTCAAGCcagtttatattttctttcgtgATTTCTATTGCACGTTGGGCCGAGGATGCGGCCTCTCCTAGCTGATCGCCGTACTCAGAAATAAGCGTCTCGAGCTGTAAGAACCAAATTTTCTTTAGTAAACCAGAATATTCAAAACATTAGTGTAGATAATAGGAAAAAACTTCATACGTTGACCAACTGACTCTCTGACACTAAATGAGTGGCAAGATTTTGCAGTAAATTTCCGACAACGTTCAATCCTCCGTAGCTGAAACACGTGACAGTGTAGAGATGAACTTGTCGAACCAAAAGTAGGGTAGCAAATAAGAATTGCTGTGAATGGTACTCACTGAAGAGATATGTTCGCAATgttgtgaaacaaaaattgaagtgCAACGTCTACATTGGATGGGCTGTTCGAGTAAACTGAAGTAAAAGCAGCAAGTCTATCATGAGAACGGAGGCCAGAGTTTTCAGTAATGGAGAATGTCAGGTATCTATGAAATATTTGTGTGATattattttcgcaaaaaattatacttttttatATACCTGAAAACTAATTGCTgggaaaaaacttttatttattcaacacGAACAACTAGCGGCAGTTATGGTGGTTGATATATGATgacaattaatcattaatcAGCTATTCGAGAACTTATCCATGTTGTTCTTAAATACGTTGCATTATCAACTATATTTGGTTCTCACCTGAGCAAAATATTCTCATCCAGGCTGCAGCCCAAACCCGAAAGAATTAAGGCCTGCTCTCCAGCTACATTCGTCTCTAGATACCTCTCCCACATGAAGTTCCAGACATTGGCATCAGCAATCCGCAGCCCTTCACAATACGCCCACGCTCTGAGGTCAACTGCAATGCTAACAGGAAATGatatcgaaatttgaaccggTGGTCCAGAAGCTTGGTTATTAGGtagaagttagtaacgttaacgttacGATAAGTCatggaaaaaatcgttattgtacaattttaaaacaactttcaaggagttgacttttaaaatatcaacATGTTTTCTATGATATTATTTACTcgctgaatttcaaaaaatcttaaGAGTCCAAGTAACGATTTCATCTAAACATGCATCGCTAAAGTAACGCTACTAACATGAACCTCATTATTAGGTGCAATTGAAGTTCAAATTCTTACGAGGTATTCCCTCCGCTATTATAAAAGTCTTGTACAAGCTGTTGAGACTGGCTATTGCAACCAGGACAGCCCATCCGACAAGCCCAGGAGTGCGAATTTGCCCTGAGAAAACTTGTTACATGTTCATCGCCATCCTGAACCGTGTACCCGAGACTATTATGGATAGGAGATACTCGAGAGAATATATAACTCTGAAGgtacaacgaaaaaaaatatgatttagATCAATTGTGCGCAGGCGACGTcgttttagaaaaaataagccagagaaatattttttttgcaatacttttcatcaccttAAAAGGGAAGATTCTATTTGAACAAACTTGCGCGACGATCTCGGAAACGGCCGAGTGAGATATCAGAAACTGATAGAATTTGGCAgccaaatgaaaaagttttaaaaggaaatcacaaatgaaaaaatttataaaattcaaaaaatttacaaattttgtcaaaaataaatatgtaaattagAAAAACCATTATTGTTTACTTAAAGAAGAGTAATAATGAGGTAAACGTTTATGCTTGTCGGTAAGACATGAAAAATCGAGTTATATCCGGTAGAACCGGGAATTCAAGTTGAACGGGATATGGCACTTTTTCATACCTATCATTTCGTTGTAAAATCCTgtgagtttttaaattttttcatcgagtcGTTTCCGAGATAATCGCCGGAGTTTTTAGGACATACCAAACGAccgaaatttttctaaatatctGTCTTTCGGATTGAAGAAGTTCGAAAATGTAAAGAATCGTTCAAATTAGGAAAAGTGATTTTCGACCGAAATCAATACTTTTCTAGTATCGTCAAAGgtgaagaaaagtaaaattacGTGTTAAATTTTTGCGTTACAAACTACACTAAACAATCAATGTTCCAATTGATTCTAACATAAAGCAAGTGATATAAATTCAGAGATGCGGATTGTCTTACCTGGAAATTCGCGTAGACAGTAGAGCGAGCTAGCATCCTGTCAAGGTGCGCGAACGCGTTAAATGCTGCAGTCCAAGGGACATGGTCTGTTTCTTGTCTCAGGTAACGAGTGAGCGATAGCGCGATATTGTAGCTGAGATATCCGGCACGTGCGAGGTTGAATGCATCATCAATAAGTTGCGCGCGGTTTATCGGGGATATATTCgtgaaatttgaagttagaagGTACTCGCTGATCAGGTTCCAGTTTTGTTCATCGTAGTTGACTCGGTAAAAACCTGAAAACGATATCCAGTCATTAGGCTTTTTTACGTAAAGTTCTGTACGCATCTCGTCTTCTAATAAACAGTTGTTGAAATGATGATTGTATAAAATCAGATTTATGGTTCGCGCGTTTCTAGTTTTAAACAGTTGAATAGTTTCTGCATCACTCGGCTTCCTAAGTATGCTACAAAGTGAGTTGAGTGTTTTAAATACAAGAATGTGTGCGTTTATTATATTGGATCATCACTTCCAAGGCAACGATCAGTAAAAGAATTCGAGTATTCAAAATAATGGTTTGTGTGATGTGAAAGCTCAGGTTCCTATTTCAGAGATTCGTTATAAGAGCTATTGCAAGTGATTTTTAAACTAGGGAATGAATGTTATTGTGTTTCAAAGTCTGGAAAGCGATACAGAATTCATCTCGGTTTACTTAACAACCGTTTGAATTTAACATCTTAATAAGCTCCAACCGCATTTGCAACACTTTTGTTCAAGGGTTCATGGTAATTGGTGATATTGAATGAGTTACCTGTTTGCTGTAAATTACAAATGACCCAGTCGCTAGTCTGACCGCTACTCATGAAAACACTTTCATCTTGTGCTCGAATCCACGCGGTAGCCCTCGTGTTATTGAAGCTCGGGGACGACTGCGAAGCGACGTTGAGGGGTATCCACCACCTGTATTCTGTTGTGTCGTTTGAAGAACCACGCCCCTTGAGCAGGAAACGTTCcttaacacaaaaaaaaatgttagaaCTAGTCGACCAAGTATAAAGCTGATATTACGTAAGCTATCTGAGATCATATATAAATTTACACGTAGACTGACAGTGGTTTTGGTGACGACTCTGTAATGTCTGATACATTAGGTCAAGTGCGATATATTACATCAACTAATTTAATAAGTTACGTCTTAATAACAGCTGCTTCAGCACTGTTGATTGAACATAAACAAGTTAAAAATGCAAAGCTTGTAATTTATCAAGCGTAACCATCCAAGATGAAATATGCAGCACTTGTCACTAATGACATTTTACTATATACCGAACAGTACTAGTCAGTGTACATTGTCGACGTGATACCTGGGAAATTGTTTGAGTTTCGGTAGTATAGTTTCTGGTGACGGTGATCAGAGGATAGCCTTTCTGATTTGTCCAGGTATCCATAACCGTCTTAATATCAACGTGTCCAATAAGAATGCTGTCATCCAAGTTATCATTGGCTTCCTTCAAAGCATCCCACAGTTTTTCCGGAGTACCAGTACCATACGAACTAAAATGCCGGTCCGCAGATTCTTACATGATTTCTATCTCAGAGAGCTGCTAATGAGCAGAAAAACTCTCACAAGTGGTACTTACTTATTTGCTTGGTAGGTTTGTAAGCCTTTTTGGAATACAGGCTCTCCCAAAAAGTTTAATAACATTCGAATTATGGAACCACCTGTGTAACAAGTTCTCGTATCATAGGAGTAAAATACTCGATTTTCTGGATTAGCCACAAAACGTTGTTCAGTCATCCAATATTCAACAGTTTTAAAAACTTAACTTGATTATTGCAAGTTACAGAATCTAAAGAGTCTAAGGGTTGCCCCAACTATAGTTACCcaacaattttacaattagttggTGAGATTTTTAGGTAATATCTTAGTGATGTGGGTACATAGAAAAACGTGCCAGACCTTTGTAATAACTGATTACATCAAACACTGATTTGACTTCATCTGGACTATAGACGTCTTCATTGATTGGACGGCTATCGTCCGAGCTATCAGCAAGCATGGCGGCATGGTATATATCCACGGTGAATTGTTCCATCAATCTCCAGCTGGGGTTAACTTGGGCGGCTGTGTAGTACTCGAAAAACGTGGCAAATCCTTCACTCAACCAAACGTAACTCCACCATTCCGGAGTAACTAGATTACCGAACCATTGATGAGCAAACTCATGGGCCCCAACGGTTTCGATGTTCTGTTTGTCACGCGTGGTGGATACACCGTCCTGCCATAATAGCCAACGTTCCCTAAAAAGAAACTACCGTTC includes the following:
- the LOC107222622 gene encoding uncharacterized protein LOC107222622; the protein is MMKYLTLIFAVITTSVTLAHDPSPKDNQKTHKVKVGANEDYRLPNNTVPINYSVWLVPYTEENYFEGKVVIEVTVVAETSTIVLHVNQLEISSVAVTSDVSVPAISTTVYDQDLQFYTFTFATALTLGNYSLDIEYTGQLRNDSVGFYKSYYNTSSGEIKWYVSSFFAPIYARQAFPCFDEPAFKAHFTISIAHWPDQVAISNALDEYVSEPNSTIGNRVWTKFYTTPLMSTYLVAFMVSDFEYVANTGGSFRIWSRPEAVGTASYSLAGELLLDNLSTFIGINYNESFPKMDQVALPTSATTAMENWGLITYRERWLLWQDGVSTTRDKQNIETVGAHEFAHQWFGNLVTPEWWSYVWLSEGFATFFEYYTAAQVNPSWRLMEQFTVDIYHAAMLADSSDDSRPINEDVYSPDEVKSVFDVISYYKGGSIIRMLLNFLGEPVFQKGLQTYQANNSYGTGTPEKLWDALKEANDNLDDSILIGHVDIKTVMDTWTNQKGYPLITVTRNYTTETQTISQERFLLKGRGSSNDTTEYRWWIPLNVASQSSPSFNNTRATAWIRAQDESVFMSSGQTSDWVICNLQQTGFYRVNYDEQNWNLISEYLLTSNFTNISPINRAQLIDDAFNLARAGYLSYNIALSLTRYLRQETDHVPWTAAFNAFAHLDRMLARSTVYANFQSYIFSRVSPIHNSLGYTVQDGDEHVTSFLRANSHSWACRMGCPGCNSQSQQLVQDFYNSGGNTSIAVDLRAWAYCEGLRIADANVWNFMWERYLETNVAGEQALILSGLGCSLDENILLRYLTFSITENSGLRSHDRLAAFTSVYSNSPSNVDVALQFLFHNIANISLHYGGLNVVGNLLQNLATHLVSESQLVNLETLISEYGDQLGEAASSAQRAIEITKENINWLDTYEGDITQWLENELSSAGNLPTAFGPIILCFMYGILNLYQYLKFLSNIFKYLYCRSEIKNRMTLMKIVLQLALLVAIAFSSPVPRTEVGQFGIGSRVDGDYRLPNNTAPLQYNITLVPYIVVGNFTFDGTVDILLQVLEATSTITLHTNALTYNESLTKLVNQNGSSINVTSHTYDTAEQFLIIGVASQLSIGNYTLSFTYVGVLDSDMYGFYRSSYTNASGDTVWLATTQFEPTSARRAFPCYDEPALKATFAISIKHEPELHALSNMPINYTYEDSTDGKIWTVFETTPIMPTYLVAFVVSDFIAIKSDDETYNVWTKPPAIDQAQYVFDIGRIELAELENYTNISYMLPKMDQISIPDFSAGAMENWGLVTYRESMFLYEENVSTLSTKRSIATVISHEFGHQWFGNLVSPAWWKYLWLNEGFATYFQYYTTDVAEDNWRLMEQFVVIAQQATAFVSDASATSHPMNQDVASPSEISAIFDNISYRKAACVIRMMSHFLTEEVFKAGLTKYLNKMAYSAATSDDLFEALDEAESEAYILPTLVYVADIMETWVEQMGYPVVTVTRNYTTGTTEITQARFLLGDADSSDTHDYKWWIPINWAVQSSPDFSSTVAADWIRSQDESIIISSFNASGWVIFNKQQTGYYRVNYDDTNWGMIANYLNSDEYLAIHVLNRAALIDDALNLARANLLSYSVVLDVTLYLQREVDYVPWYAAFTGLSYLHRVFANTDEYESFRTYFAFLTSNVFETVGIEESSDDEHMTTLNRINVINYACNFGLQSCRSSAEEKLINWLDNSTVNPIAPNLLTNTICAGLRGANSTTWNRALNKYLTTESSTEKTALLAGLGCSENESIINNWMSAIINSTTGLTTSTSSSAFIYVYQGSPYNVDRAFDFLVDNVNDIVSYFGSNSTVQTFLTGTAYRMTTQTQLDKLNAFITAQSAILGTAAATAIEYAESNIAWNTAYEEEVRTWLVATLAELEATATETYETTTFEEDHDESSAATASLNFCAALLIFVCLVQTN